The following is a genomic window from Adhaeribacter radiodurans.
GCGGCGTTCGTGGCCTCGCATTATGGAATGCATGCAGGAACTAAATTCCGGTGTAATTGGGAAAGCTTTTTTGGCGAAAGGTTGGTACACCAATAACCGCAAACCCATTGGCAAAGGCAAACAAGTGCCCGTTCCGGCTCATCTGGATTATGAATTATGGCAGGGACCCGCTCCCCGGCGACCTTACCAGGATAACCTGATTCATTATAACTGGCATTGGTTCTGGAACTGGGGCACCGGCGAGGCTCTGAATAATGGTACCCACGAAATAGACGTGATGCGCTGGGGCTTAGGAGTAGAGTATCCGACCCGGGTAACCTCAGTGGGTGGCCGTTATGCTTATCAGGATGATTGGGAAACGCCGGATACGCAAATTATTAGCATGGATTTTCCGGGTAATATTTCTATTACCTGGGAAGGACGGAGTTGTAACAATTATCCCATCGAAGGCAGCGCCCGGGGCGCTATTTTTTACGGCGATAAAGGCACCATTGTCACTACCGGTGATAATGATTATACCGTTTACGACATGGATAATAAGGTAGTAAAGAAAGTACAGGACGCACCTAAAACCAACACTACTGACCCAGCCGGGCCTGGTGACAAACTGGATGCCTATCATATCAACAACTTCCTGGATTCTGTTCGGACGGGTAAACGCCCGAACGGTGATATCGAAATCGGCCATAAAAGCGTGTTATTATGCCAGTTGGGCAATATTGCGCAACGAACCGGACGGGTATTAAACTGCGACCAGAAAAACGGCCATATTGTGAACGACAAAGAAGCCATGGCCTTGTGGCGGCGGGAGTATGAACCAGGGTGGGAACCTAAATTAGTATAAAAAAATTTACATTGGCAAAAGTACCTGGATAATAATAAAAAAGGCTCGTTAGTAGAACGAGCCTTTTTTATTAAAGTAAGAATATTTTAGTAACCGGGATTCTGAGTTAAAGTATTTTGTCCGTTAGCCTTGCTGTTTAGTATTTCCTGCAGCGGAATGGGGAAGTACTCGTGTTTCCCCGGAATAAACTGCACCCCAGCCAGGTAAGACCGCTTCTTCGATTCAGTAGCGTAATAGTTATTCAAGGTTTCGGCGGCAATGCCCCAACGCACTAAATCAAACCGACGGTGGCCTTCCATGCCAAATTCTAAACGTTCTTCGAACTGCACGGCTTTGCGGGCTAAAGCCTGATCGGTCCAGGGAGCGGTATATTCATTAATAACGTATTTAGCCGCCGGGGTGCCATCGGCATTTTTAACAAAACCATCGGGATTGGCCGCTCTTCTTCTAATTTGGTTTACGTAGCCGCGAGCAGCTTCCAGGTTACCTAGTTCCGTTTCCACTTCGGCTAGCCATAATAAAACATGTGAATACCGGATAAGGCGGTAATTGTTTGCGTTTAAGCGGGGATTACCGGCAAAAGTATTGGTACCCACATCGGAGCGATACATCACGTGTTTTTTCGGCGAGTAAGGACCACCATAAGCCTGGTCGCGCACGTACGTTTTACCCGGATGCACGCCCCAATCCAGGAACGGAATGCCCCGACGGCCAACGGTCCAGTCAAGGCGCGGATCTACGGTGCCGTCATAGGGAGTGAAGGGTTGCGTAGCTTCAATGCCTTGGTCACTGGTAACATCTTCGTTATTAAAAGTTTCCAGTAACGGTAAGCCACCGGCGTCGGTTTTAAAGGCATTTACTAAATTTTGCGAGGGCTGGAAAAAGCCGCAGCAAGTAGTTACCCCACCACCGCCGTACGGATAATTTAAAGTAGCACCCACGTTTCCGTTTTCACCCCCCGAAGCGCCATCGTTTACAGAGTGTTCCACTTCAAAAATTGATTCAGCGTTGTTGTTGGTAACGGCCCTAAAATTATCGTGGTAACGATCCATTAACCTAAATTGATTACTGGCCACAATAGCATCGAGCAAAGTTTTGGCTTCGGTATATTTTTTCTGAAATAAGTAAGCCTTCGCCAGGGTAGCTCCCGCGGCCCATTTACTGGCCCGGCCTGGTTGGGTTTGTTTAGGCGGCAAATTATCGTAGGCAAAGGTTAGATCGGCCACAATTTTAGGCCAGATATCTTCGGTATTGGTTTTTTTGGTGCTTTCCAGGTCGTTGGGGTTGTAAATGGTTTCGTCGATGTAAGGCACCATGTTAAACATTTTCTTCAGCTCGAAGTGGTAATGTCCGCGTAAAAACCGGGCTTCGGCGGTAATTTGCAAACGTTCGGCGTCAGTAACATCGGTAACTTTCGCTAAAGTTTGCAACACATCGTTGGTGCGGGCAATACCATCGTACATGCCCCGCCACTTGCCCCGGAAATAAATGTTATCGGAAGAGATATTTCCTTGCTCAATTAAGGAAATAGGTGGTTGATCGCCGGCAATTGTTCCCTTGTAAGCATCATCCGAAGCCACACTGCCATATACCCAATTATCCGCGGATGATTGGTACGAACGGTAAGCGCCTTCAGCAGTTGCCCAGCCATCCAACAGCGAATAAGCACCTACCAGCAAGGAGTTAACTCCTTTATTGGTGGTTAGGGCATCGATGGTGAGAGCAGCTTTGGGTTTTACGTCCAGAAAAGAATCGGAGCAGGAGCTTAATATGCTGAGTAAAATGCTGCTGCCTAATATTATACTTTTTTTCATTTGTTTAATCTTGTGTGATTTATATAATTAGTAAATCAGATACTCTTAAAAACTTACATTTAAACCCACCAAATATTGCTTGGCAATAGGGTAATTTCCACCATCTACTCCAATTTGGCGGTCGTTGCCGGAAGAATAACCCCGCAGGTTAACTTCGGGGTCCATGCCGGAATATTTAGTGAAGGTAAACACGTTCTGACCTTGTACATACACGCGTACCGAACCCAAACCAATTCTGGAAACTAAAGTAGTCGGCAAAGTATAGGTTAATTGGATATTCTTCATCCGGAAGTAAGAACCGTTTTCGAGGTAATAAGAAGAAGGAAGAATACTAACCTGGTCGCTGGAGGTTAATTGTGGCAGAACCGCATCAGTTTTGCCAGGCCGCCAGGAATCGTATAACATTCTTTTGCTACGGTTACCGCCAAAGGTGGGGAAATCAGTGAAGTACTTCACCATATTAAAAATCTGGTTTCCTTGTACGCCCTGGCCGAAAACGCTTAAACCAAAATTTTTATAATTCACATTCAAGTTAATGCCGTAAGTAAAATCAGGGTGCGGGCTACCAATAATCGATAAATCTTTTGAGTCGATAATGCCATCGCCGTTTACATCACGGTAATGGAAACGACCCGCTTTATTCTGGTTCACGCCCAAATTGTTTTTAGGAGCAGCGGCCGCTTCATCGTCTGATTGGAAGATACCATCAATGGTATAGCCAAAGAAAGAAGAAATGGGATGACCTTGCTGGGTTACCACAAAGTTTTGAATGCGTTCGTCGTTGATACCAAAATATTGCGTGTTCGGGTCACCGGTAGTTTTTATTACCTCGTTCCGGTAGGTACTCAGGTTACCACCAATGCTATAGGTTAATTTACCATCGGCAGCCTGCCCATTATACGTTAATGCGGCATCTACCCCGCGGTTGCGCATGGAACCAATATTCTGGAAAGGGGTAACCGCTACGCCCGAAGTAAGGGGTGCTTGCACCGGGAAAAGCATGTCGGAGGTAGTACGGGTATACCAGTCGAAGGAAGCATCAATTTTATCGTTTAATAAAGTAAGGTCTACGCCCACGTTGGTTGCCGTGGTGGTTTCCCATTTAGCATTGGCATTACCAAATTGCGTTAATTCATAACCTGGTATCGCCGACGTACGGGTACCATTTAAATCGTAAAAAGAAGTAATGGGATTAGTGGAGTACTGGGTGATGGAGTTGTAATTACCAATTTCCTGGTTACCGGTTTGTCCCCAACCTACGCGCAGTTTAGCACGACTTAACCAGGAGCCCCAGCTTTCAGCAAAACTTTCTTCCGAAAACACCCAACCGCCACTAACAGCTGGAAAATAAGCTGTCCGGAATTGTGGCGCAAAACGAGAAGAACGGTCGCGGCGAATGGTAGCTTCGAGTAA
Proteins encoded in this region:
- a CDS encoding Gfo/Idh/MocA family protein; this translates as MINDNHNSRRDFIKKAGFGTVGLAISAKSYASIIGANDRVRMGFIGVNGRGNGMTKNFARQPGCEVVYVCDVDANAMAKTISGLADISKKKPKGVKDFRTILNDKNLDGVYIATPDHWHAPAAILACQAGKHVYVEKPCSHNPYEGELLVAAARKYNRIVQMGNQRRSWPRIMECMQELNSGVIGKAFLAKGWYTNNRKPIGKGKQVPVPAHLDYELWQGPAPRRPYQDNLIHYNWHWFWNWGTGEALNNGTHEIDVMRWGLGVEYPTRVTSVGGRYAYQDDWETPDTQIISMDFPGNISITWEGRSCNNYPIEGSARGAIFYGDKGTIVTTGDNDYTVYDMDNKVVKKVQDAPKTNTTDPAGPGDKLDAYHINNFLDSVRTGKRPNGDIEIGHKSVLLCQLGNIAQRTGRVLNCDQKNGHIVNDKEAMALWRREYEPGWEPKLV
- a CDS encoding RagB/SusD family nutrient uptake outer membrane protein, yielding MKKSIILGSSILLSILSSCSDSFLDVKPKAALTIDALTTNKGVNSLLVGAYSLLDGWATAEGAYRSYQSSADNWVYGSVASDDAYKGTIAGDQPPISLIEQGNISSDNIYFRGKWRGMYDGIARTNDVLQTLAKVTDVTDAERLQITAEARFLRGHYHFELKKMFNMVPYIDETIYNPNDLESTKKTNTEDIWPKIVADLTFAYDNLPPKQTQPGRASKWAAGATLAKAYLFQKKYTEAKTLLDAIVASNQFRLMDRYHDNFRAVTNNNAESIFEVEHSVNDGASGGENGNVGATLNYPYGGGGVTTCCGFFQPSQNLVNAFKTDAGGLPLLETFNNEDVTSDQGIEATQPFTPYDGTVDPRLDWTVGRRGIPFLDWGVHPGKTYVRDQAYGGPYSPKKHVMYRSDVGTNTFAGNPRLNANNYRLIRYSHVLLWLAEVETELGNLEAARGYVNQIRRRAANPDGFVKNADGTPAAKYVINEYTAPWTDQALARKAVQFEERLEFGMEGHRRFDLVRWGIAAETLNNYYATESKKRSYLAGVQFIPGKHEYFPIPLQEILNSKANGQNTLTQNPGY